The Pyxidicoccus sp. MSG2 DNA segment ACGCTTCCGCGCCCGTCGTGGCGTCTCCGGCTCCTCCGTCCGTGCAGGCCGTGGAGTACACGTTCCTGCGGCGTGAGGACCCGGAGGCGGACCTCGTGCAGTTGCAGCAGCTCGGTGCCGAGGGTTGGCACGTCGTCGCCACCGTCGAGGTGGACGGCAGCACGCGGCGCTACGTCCTCATGCGGCCCAGGCGATGATGAGCCGGTTGGGCGCTCGCACCGCATGCCGTGAGGGCCACCCGCGTCCGACTCCCGCCCGGAGCGGGGCAGGGTGCGCCTCATGAGCGAAGCGCGCGCCCAAGGCTTCCGGGCCTCGCGAGTCCTGGCGCTCTTCGGGGCCTTCCTCGCGCTGGCCTGCGTCGCCTTCGCCGTGGCCGTGCGCTTCGGCGAGCAGCCCATCTCCCTCACCGCCGCGCTGACGGACCCGACCTCCACCGACGCGGTCATCTTCTGGTCCCTGCGCCTGCCTCGCGCGCTGCTCGGCGCCATCGTCGGCGCGGGGCTCGCCGTCTCGGGCACCACGCTCCAGGGCCTCTTGCGCAACCCCCTGGCCGACCCCTTCGTGCTCGGTGTCTCCGGCGGCGCCGCGCTGGGCGCCACGGTGGCGCTCGCCGTGGGCCTGGCCACCGTGGGCGAGGTGGCCCCCGGCCTGGGCGGCGCGCTGTCCCGCCTGTCCGCCCCCGCGCTCTTCTCCTTCCTCGGCGCGGGCGCCTCCATCCTCTTCGTCCTCTCCGCCAGCCAGGGCCACGCCGCCCGCGCGCCCTACGCCGCGCTCCTCACCGGTGTCGTCTTCAACGCCTTTGCCGCCGCCGCCATCACCCTCGTGAAGACGCTGTCCGACCCGGACCGGCTCGGCGAAATCCTCTACTGGCTCTCGGGCGCCCTCGGCTACGAGCGCGGCGCCACGCTGGCCCTGTCCGCGCTCCTCCAGGCAGGCGCCATCGGCGTCATGTGGGCGCTGTCCGCGCGGCTCAACCTCCTGTCGCTCGGAGACGATGACGCGGCCACGCTCGGCGTGCCCGTGCGAGCCACCCGCCGTTGGCTGCTGCTGGCCTCCAGTGCCAGCGTGGCCGGCGCGGTGGCCCTCACCGGCCTCATCGGCTTCGTGGGGCTCATCGTCCCGCACCTGCTCCGGCTCGCCTTCGGTCCGGACCAGCGGCTCCTGGTGCCGCTGTCCGCGCTGGGGGGCGCCGCCTTCCTCGTGCTCGCGGACCTGCTGGCACGGCTGGCCTTCCCGCTCTTCGGCGCGGAGCCTCCCGTGGGCGTCGTCACCGCGCTCCTCGGAGGCCCGCTCTTCCTCGTCCTGCTGCGTCGCAGGGCCGGGCTGGGGCAGGTCTGAGGGTGCGACACCGGACGGGAGTGCCCTGTCCGAGCATTGACAACGCCCGCCACCCGCCGTACTTCCCGCCCGTCCTCGGTGCCGCCGTGATGCAACGGCGGCTCAAGGGAACCCGGTGTGAATCCGGGACTGCCCCGCAGCGGTGAGCAGGAACGAACGCCGTCGAGAAGCACTGGCCCTGAGTGGCTGGGAAGCGACGGCCATTAGGTGGGTGCCCGTGAGGGCTCCCGCGCCTGCGAGTCCGAAAACCTGCCTTGGACCCGTGCTCCATGCACGGCCATCACCGAAGCCTCCGAGGGGAGGCGACGGAGGTCTTCGCTCCCACGCGTCTTTGCGCCAGGAGCCAGCCTTCGTCCCCGCTCCTCGCGATTGAGGCCCAACCCGCCCGTGGGGGCGGAGAGGAAGCAGGACGCCGATGAAGACCGCCGACCTGAAGCGCGCCGCACCCTGGACGATGAACGCGGCGCTCGCCGTGGCCACGCTCGCCCTGGCCCTGACCGCCACCGGCTGCCGCCCCGAGTGCGTGGACGCCTACGACTGTCGCTCCGACAACGGCCAGCCCCCCGCGGGCGAGCGCTGGGTCTGCAGCGACGAGAAGTGCGACACCGCGCCCATCGACGAGGAGGAGCCCACGGCGGACGCCGGGACGGATGCGGGGACCGATGCTGGCACCGACGCCGGGACGGACGCGGGCACCGACGCCGGGACGGACCCGTGTGTCACGGCCACGTACGACGCGAAGCTGGGCACGCTGCAGCTCCAGACGGGCTTCCGCGTGGCCGAGGCCCCCGCGCTTCCGGCCGACGTGGAAGCCGTGACCTCCACGCCCGGTCCCACGTACTCGCTCTATGCGGTGCGCGGCACCACCGGCAAGGACTCCGCGCTGTACTCGCTGGGCACGTGGCCCGACCTCCAGCTCGCCACCACGAAGCTCTACGACGTGGTCACCACGGCGGACCGCTCGGCCGCCGCCGACGTGTACTCCAGCGGCTTCCTCTCTCATGACGGCCAGCGGCTGTTCGCCGGGTACACCACCGCGGCGTCGGGGGCTCCGGGCTCCATCGTCGCCTACGACATCGCCACGCCCGGCGACTCGACGTACGTCTCCGCGCCGAAGAACTACACCGCCGCGGCCTTCTCCGCCGACACCACCACCGCGCTGCTGGTCAATGGCGGCGGGGTGGGCTCGGCTTCGGACGGCCTGGGCGTCTAC contains these protein-coding regions:
- a CDS encoding FecCD family ABC transporter permease, with amino-acid sequence MSEARAQGFRASRVLALFGAFLALACVAFAVAVRFGEQPISLTAALTDPTSTDAVIFWSLRLPRALLGAIVGAGLAVSGTTLQGLLRNPLADPFVLGVSGGAALGATVALAVGLATVGEVAPGLGGALSRLSAPALFSFLGAGASILFVLSASQGHAARAPYAALLTGVVFNAFAAAAITLVKTLSDPDRLGEILYWLSGALGYERGATLALSALLQAGAIGVMWALSARLNLLSLGDDDAATLGVPVRATRRWLLLASSASVAGAVALTGLIGFVGLIVPHLLRLAFGPDQRLLVPLSALGGAAFLVLADLLARLAFPLFGAEPPVGVVTALLGGPLFLVLLRRRAGLGQV